A single Natronorubrum sediminis DNA region contains:
- a CDS encoding protein sorting system archaetidylserine decarboxylase, which translates to MNFAPGAWKYALVPLLAAPFAFLISVSASLVALAVGVGTLAFFRDPDRTPPPTGVVSPADGNVSVLREEGERVRLGIFMNVWHVHVVRAPFDGTVTDVEHVSGANRPAFSKESDRNERVHIRLETDADLETASDSSSSASTSTRSGDADSHAQLDESGSDATVTMIAGAFARRIHPYAERDDELERGDRIGHIAFGSRVDVLFPPSVELEDVAVEVGDSMTAGETVVLEAPVGGEIELR; encoded by the coding sequence ATGAACTTCGCGCCGGGTGCCTGGAAGTACGCGCTGGTGCCCCTCCTCGCTGCGCCGTTCGCGTTTCTCATTAGCGTGAGTGCGAGTCTCGTCGCGCTCGCCGTCGGTGTCGGGACGCTCGCGTTCTTTCGCGATCCTGACCGGACGCCACCGCCGACGGGCGTCGTCTCGCCGGCCGATGGCAATGTCTCCGTCCTCCGCGAGGAAGGTGAGCGCGTCCGCCTCGGCATCTTCATGAACGTCTGGCACGTCCACGTCGTCCGAGCCCCCTTCGATGGGACCGTGACCGACGTCGAACACGTCTCCGGCGCGAACCGTCCGGCGTTCTCGAAGGAGTCGGATCGGAACGAACGCGTCCACATCCGACTGGAGACGGACGCCGACCTCGAGACGGCCAGTGACTCGAGTTCGAGCGCATCGACATCGACACGTTCTGGCGACGCCGACTCACACGCACAACTCGACGAATCGGGGAGCGACGCGACGGTGACGATGATCGCGGGGGCGTTCGCTCGTCGCATTCACCCCTACGCCGAGCGCGACGACGAACTCGAGCGAGGCGACCGAATCGGCCACATCGCCTTCGGCAGTCGAGTGGATGTCCTGTTTCCGCCTTCGGTGGAACTCGAGGACGTCGCCGTTGAGGTGGGCGATTCGATGACGGCCGGGGAGACGGTGGTGCTCGAGGCTCCGGTCGGCGGGGAGATCGAACTCCGATAA
- a CDS encoding FAD-binding and (Fe-S)-binding domain-containing protein gives MAVEKPRDDRSSYEAFRSVLENDYDDVSEYADLANDLRSAVEGEVRFDEYAQVLYSSDGSIYQARPAGAVLPRDAKDVRNALRVANEHEVPVIARGAGSSLGGQAVGPGCVVLDMTTYMDEILEVDVERRRARVQPGVVQDHFDDRVAQHGLQFAPDPASSNRATIGGGIGNNSTGAHSVRYGITDAYTEELKVVLANGELIHTREIELDSAEYERIVAKDDREASIYETVRSIVEENEDEIKARYPDLKRNVSGYNLNKVLYENEAGQEIINLSKLFVGAESTLGVVVEAEISLVTLPEETALVLYCFEDLIDALKAVPEALEFDPSAVELMDDEVFRLARESEQFSRYEEPIPDETNAALMVEYDSELHDDFTEAIERTTTHFVDDGDAFDAIEAYSEDDQEDIWKLRKAAIPLLMGLEGDPKPYPFIEDATVPPSELAAYVETFMEVLDDHETSAAYFAHAGSGTLHIRPILNLKEDDGIQTMQSITEDVTDLVLAHEGSFSGEHGDGLARTAFNPKMYGEDLWSAFQGVKSAFDPDWRMNPGKVVYTDDNPTDMRESLRYGEGYSSIEPQTKLDFSDEGGFSHLVELCNGCGTCRQTDDVMCPTYRGMKDEIATTRGRANMLRAAISGDLPEEELYSKRFQEEVLDLCVGCKGCKNDCPTGVDVAKLKAETKYQYHEREGIGLRERLFGNIDTLSRLGSSVAPLTNVGQKIPGSRLVMEKVAGIAPERELPSFQRETLQKWYAKRGSRVSAAEADRKVVLFPDTYTNYSSPRAGKATIAVLESAGVHVDIPRDIAPSARAAYSVGMLDAAEERARQNVDVFSAYIEEGYDIVAIEPSDAVAFQDEYLDLLPTADAKTVATHAYGISEYLDTYRLVEQLPLEETDETLSYHGHCHQKATGKDHHAVGVLRRAGYEVDPIESSCCGMAGSFGYEAEHYDLSKAIGERLYEKLDESGGTPVAPGASCRSQIRDRETRAETPPHPIEKVHERLS, from the coding sequence ATGGCCGTCGAAAAGCCCCGGGACGACCGAAGTAGCTACGAGGCGTTTCGAAGTGTGCTCGAGAACGACTACGATGACGTCAGCGAATACGCCGATCTAGCGAACGATCTTCGATCTGCTGTCGAGGGAGAGGTTCGATTCGACGAGTACGCACAGGTGCTGTACTCGAGTGACGGGAGCATTTACCAGGCTCGACCCGCGGGTGCTGTTCTTCCGAGGGACGCGAAGGACGTTCGCAATGCCCTCCGCGTCGCGAACGAACACGAGGTGCCCGTTATCGCTCGCGGGGCAGGTTCATCCCTCGGCGGTCAGGCGGTGGGTCCGGGATGCGTCGTTCTCGATATGACGACGTACATGGACGAGATTCTCGAGGTCGACGTCGAACGGCGACGAGCGCGCGTCCAACCGGGGGTCGTTCAGGATCACTTCGACGACCGTGTCGCCCAGCATGGACTGCAGTTCGCCCCGGATCCGGCTTCCTCGAACCGCGCCACGATCGGGGGCGGCATCGGAAACAACTCGACTGGAGCCCACTCCGTTCGATACGGTATCACCGACGCCTACACCGAGGAGTTGAAAGTCGTCCTCGCCAACGGCGAGTTGATCCACACGCGAGAAATCGAACTCGACTCTGCGGAGTACGAGAGAATCGTGGCGAAGGACGACCGTGAAGCGAGCATTTACGAAACCGTTCGATCGATCGTCGAGGAGAACGAAGACGAGATCAAGGCCCGCTATCCGGACCTCAAGCGCAACGTCTCCGGTTACAATCTCAACAAGGTACTCTACGAGAACGAGGCGGGTCAGGAGATCATCAACCTCTCGAAGCTCTTCGTCGGCGCAGAGTCGACGCTCGGCGTCGTCGTGGAAGCAGAAATTAGTCTCGTCACGCTCCCCGAAGAGACTGCACTCGTCCTCTACTGTTTCGAGGACCTGATCGACGCGCTGAAGGCCGTTCCCGAGGCCCTCGAGTTCGATCCCAGCGCTGTCGAGTTGATGGACGACGAGGTGTTCAGACTCGCGCGCGAATCCGAGCAATTCTCCCGGTACGAGGAACCGATCCCCGACGAGACGAACGCGGCGTTGATGGTGGAGTACGATTCTGAACTCCACGACGATTTCACGGAAGCGATCGAACGGACGACCACCCACTTCGTCGATGACGGCGATGCGTTCGACGCGATCGAAGCGTACAGCGAGGACGATCAGGAGGACATCTGGAAGCTTCGGAAGGCAGCGATTCCGCTGTTGATGGGCCTCGAGGGCGATCCGAAGCCCTACCCGTTTATCGAGGACGCGACGGTTCCGCCGTCGGAACTCGCAGCGTACGTCGAGACGTTCATGGAGGTCCTCGACGACCACGAAACGTCGGCCGCTTACTTCGCCCACGCGGGCAGCGGGACGCTTCACATTCGACCGATCCTCAATCTCAAGGAAGACGACGGTATCCAGACGATGCAGTCGATCACCGAGGACGTGACCGACCTCGTTTTAGCGCACGAAGGGTCGTTTTCGGGCGAACACGGGGACGGGCTCGCGAGAACGGCGTTCAACCCGAAGATGTACGGCGAAGACCTCTGGAGTGCGTTTCAGGGCGTCAAATCGGCCTTCGACCCCGACTGGCGGATGAATCCGGGGAAGGTCGTCTACACCGACGACAATCCCACTGATATGCGAGAAAGCCTCCGGTACGGGGAGGGATACAGCTCGATCGAGCCACAGACGAAATTGGATTTCTCGGACGAGGGCGGGTTCTCGCACCTGGTCGAGTTGTGTAACGGCTGTGGCACCTGTCGCCAGACCGATGACGTGATGTGTCCCACGTACCGGGGGATGAAAGACGAGATTGCGACGACCCGTGGTCGCGCGAACATGCTTCGCGCCGCGATTTCCGGTGATCTTCCCGAGGAAGAGCTGTATTCGAAGCGCTTCCAGGAGGAAGTACTGGATCTCTGTGTCGGCTGTAAAGGCTGCAAAAACGACTGTCCGACCGGCGTCGACGTCGCGAAACTCAAAGCCGAGACGAAGTATCAGTATCACGAACGCGAAGGGATCGGGCTGCGAGAGCGGCTGTTCGGCAACATCGATACGCTCTCGAGACTCGGGAGCTCGGTCGCGCCGCTCACAAACGTCGGCCAGAAGATTCCAGGGAGCCGGCTGGTAATGGAGAAGGTAGCCGGGATTGCACCAGAACGCGAACTCCCCTCCTTCCAGCGGGAAACGCTCCAGAAATGGTACGCTAAACGCGGGTCGCGCGTGAGCGCGGCGGAAGCCGATCGAAAGGTGGTGTTGTTCCCCGATACGTATACGAATTACAGCTCCCCTCGAGCCGGAAAAGCCACCATCGCGGTACTCGAGTCCGCAGGCGTCCACGTCGACATACCGCGAGATATCGCCCCGAGTGCGCGCGCAGCGTACTCGGTGGGCATGCTCGACGCGGCCGAAGAGCGGGCCCGACAGAACGTCGACGTGTTTTCTGCGTACATAGAGGAGGGGTACGACATCGTCGCTATCGAACCGTCCGACGCCGTCGCGTTTCAGGACGAGTACCTCGATTTGCTACCCACAGCGGACGCGAAAACGGTTGCAACGCACGCCTACGGCATCAGTGAGTACCTGGATACCTACCGACTCGTCGAGCAATTACCGCTCGAGGAGACGGACGAGACGCTCTCCTACCACGGGCACTGCCACCAGAAGGCGACCGGAAAAGATCACCACGCCGTCGGCGTCCTCCGGCGTGCCGGCTACGAAGTCGACCCGATCGAGTCCAGTTGCTGTGGAATGGCCGGATCGTTCGGGTACGAAGCCGAACACTACGATCTCTCGAAAGCGATCGGTGAACGGCTCTACGAGAAATTAGACGAGAGTGGCGGCACCCCGGTCGCCCCAGGTGCATCCTGTCGGAGCCAGATACGCGATCGGGAGACTCGAGCGGAAACGCCCCCGCACCCGATCGAAAAGGTACACGAACGGCTCTCTTGA
- a CDS encoding PAS domain-containing sensor histidine kinase → MESGPPSSPADGHADHSNLSRDSGLASLLTAADMASFRLDADGRIIDVNERFTSVSEYSRTALLEKPFSTLLEDETPTFESIVDDGDLPVSTTITLRTNSGTSLSATLHVASVADDSSAEIVGILDRPTTPAGSVSASSLTYGRTFEALAGSLPDGIIVLDEESTIQYANPAIERILGFSPDDLVGSSKVTIIPPRLRADHLEALKRYLETGERHLNWTYVELPGQHAAGHEVPLGVSLNDFTYDGDRYFVGLFRDISPRKEAEQTLTTKVSQLETVSYLGRHALENADIDALLEKASDLIATALGVDCCAIFEHEEGNADEPFTVRSYTGCSERLIDAERSQQSTDDADSLTAAAVTAREPVVVEHLEMDDRFTDSTGLAAADIESGVGVTIGRFDDPWGALTVYGSSPQEFANHDVDFLESVATVIASAIERQRYEHRLSETVADLEESNERLEQFAYAASHDLQEPLRMVSSYLQLLERRYADALDEDATEFIEYAVDGADRMREMIDGLLEYSRIDSQGEPFEPVDLEDVLADVLTDLQVQIDQHDAEITATPLPAVRGDPRQLRQLFQNLLSNAIEYRGESPPRIHIDVECHGSRWKLSVHDEGIGMETTDTDRIFRVFQRLHSRDEFDGTGIGLALCRRIVERHGGKIWAESELGDGATFSFTLPPASTEA, encoded by the coding sequence ATGGAATCCGGTCCGCCTTCTTCGCCAGCTGACGGACACGCGGACCACTCAAATCTCTCTCGCGACTCCGGGTTGGCGTCACTTCTCACGGCCGCCGATATGGCCAGTTTCCGACTCGACGCCGACGGCAGGATTATCGACGTCAACGAACGCTTCACGTCGGTGAGTGAATACAGTCGCACAGCACTCCTCGAGAAACCGTTTTCAACCCTTCTCGAGGACGAGACACCCACGTTCGAATCCATCGTCGACGATGGTGACCTCCCGGTCTCGACGACGATCACCCTTCGAACTAACTCCGGGACGTCGCTCTCGGCGACACTCCACGTCGCGTCGGTGGCTGATGACTCTTCCGCGGAGATTGTCGGTATCCTCGATCGGCCTACGACACCGGCCGGGTCCGTCTCGGCGTCTTCGCTCACGTACGGCCGCACGTTCGAAGCGTTGGCCGGTTCCCTCCCCGACGGAATCATCGTTCTCGACGAGGAGAGCACGATCCAGTACGCGAACCCGGCCATCGAGCGGATCCTGGGCTTTTCACCCGACGACCTGGTCGGCTCGAGCAAAGTCACGATCATTCCGCCGCGGCTTCGAGCGGATCATCTCGAAGCCTTGAAGCGCTATCTCGAGACGGGCGAACGCCACTTGAACTGGACGTACGTCGAACTGCCGGGACAACACGCGGCGGGCCACGAGGTTCCACTCGGCGTGTCGCTCAACGACTTCACGTACGACGGTGATCGCTACTTCGTCGGCCTCTTTCGCGATATCTCACCACGAAAGGAGGCTGAACAGACGCTGACGACGAAGGTCTCACAACTCGAGACGGTCTCCTATCTCGGCCGACACGCCCTTGAGAACGCGGATATCGACGCGCTCCTCGAGAAGGCGAGCGACCTGATTGCGACGGCGCTGGGTGTCGATTGCTGTGCGATCTTCGAACACGAGGAGGGGAACGCAGACGAACCGTTTACCGTCCGCTCGTACACCGGCTGTTCTGAGCGGCTGATAGACGCAGAACGCAGTCAGCAATCCACGGACGACGCCGACTCGTTGACGGCGGCAGCGGTCACGGCCCGCGAGCCTGTCGTCGTCGAACACCTCGAGATGGACGACAGATTCACCGACTCGACGGGGCTGGCAGCGGCTGATATCGAAAGCGGGGTCGGTGTCACAATCGGTCGGTTTGACGACCCGTGGGGCGCTCTCACCGTCTACGGGTCCTCGCCACAGGAGTTTGCAAATCACGACGTCGACTTCCTCGAGAGCGTCGCGACGGTCATCGCGAGCGCGATCGAGCGCCAACGCTACGAACACCGACTCAGCGAAACAGTCGCGGATCTTGAGGAATCGAACGAACGCCTCGAGCAGTTCGCGTACGCGGCGAGTCACGACTTACAGGAACCGTTGCGGATGGTCTCGAGTTACCTCCAGTTACTCGAACGACGCTACGCGGACGCGCTCGACGAGGACGCGACGGAGTTCATCGAGTACGCCGTCGACGGTGCGGATCGAATGCGCGAGATGATCGACGGCCTCCTCGAGTACTCGCGCATCGACTCGCAAGGAGAACCCTTCGAACCCGTCGATCTCGAGGACGTTCTCGCGGATGTTCTGACAGATCTACAGGTACAAATCGACCAACACGACGCCGAGATTACGGCGACGCCACTGCCAGCGGTCCGAGGAGACCCGAGACAGCTTCGGCAACTGTTTCAGAATTTGCTCTCGAATGCGATCGAGTACCGCGGCGAGTCACCGCCGCGTATCCACATCGATGTCGAGTGTCATGGCAGTCGGTGGAAACTGTCGGTTCACGACGAGGGTATCGGCATGGAGACAACGGACACCGACCGCATCTTTCGGGTGTTTCAGCGACTCCACAGCCGCGACGAGTTCGACGGAACGGGAATCGGACTCGCACTCTGTCGGCGGATCGTCGAACGCCACGGTGGGAAAATCTGGGCAGAGTCCGAACTCGGCGATGGGGCGACGTTTTCGTTCACGCTCCCGCCAGCGTCGACGGAGGCGTAA
- a CDS encoding IclR family transcriptional regulator translates to MANDRTQTVKSADNLFGVLNAVHELDGAGVTEIASERGIAKSTAHDHLTTLVEHEFLIKSEGTYRVGLKCLHYGIQAKNRIELADVAMPSMEQLAKETGEIVWLMVEEHGKGVYLEKAMGERAVQPYGEIGKRVPLHNIAAGKAILAHTPESSVRKIVETNSLEKVTDRSITDVDELLEELEIVRDRGYALNDGETFEGFRAVGSPIVHEEQLLGSIAVSGPENRFRGERFRQELPEIVTGAANAIELSLASR, encoded by the coding sequence ATGGCGAACGACCGAACCCAGACCGTTAAATCGGCCGACAATCTGTTTGGTGTACTAAACGCGGTTCACGAACTCGATGGTGCGGGTGTAACGGAAATCGCTTCAGAACGAGGGATTGCGAAAAGCACTGCCCACGATCATCTGACCACGCTCGTCGAACACGAATTTCTCATAAAGAGCGAGGGAACGTACCGAGTTGGATTGAAGTGTCTTCACTACGGCATCCAGGCGAAAAACCGGATCGAACTCGCCGACGTCGCCATGCCATCGATGGAGCAATTGGCGAAGGAAACCGGCGAAATCGTCTGGCTGATGGTCGAGGAGCACGGCAAGGGCGTCTACCTCGAGAAGGCGATGGGCGAACGAGCGGTCCAACCGTACGGTGAAATCGGTAAGCGCGTTCCACTGCATAATATCGCGGCTGGTAAGGCAATTCTCGCTCACACTCCGGAGTCGTCCGTCCGAAAAATAGTCGAGACCAACTCTCTGGAGAAGGTAACCGACCGTTCGATTACCGATGTCGACGAGCTACTCGAGGAACTCGAAATCGTCCGAGACCGTGGCTATGCCCTGAACGACGGGGAAACGTTCGAGGGTTTCAGAGCCGTCGGCAGCCCCATCGTCCACGAAGAACAACTTCTCGGGTCGATTGCCGTTTCCGGTCCGGAGAATCGGTTTCGCGGGGAGCGATTTCGACAGGAACTCCCCGAAATTGTGACGGGGGCGGCGAACGCGATCGAACTGAGCCTCGCGAGTCGGTAG
- the hisD gene encoding histidinol dehydrogenase yields the protein MSTIEYLKEAEDVSIGIEQDVTDAVHDILSEVNERGDDALHEYTERFDDVELEEFRVSETEIENATDELTDSEKETIDKTIENVRAFHTEQREHISGFEKEFEEGVRLGQRVVPVESVGTYVPGGRHPLVAAPAMSIVPATVAGVDRIVTCAPPQADGGIQPAQLYAMDRSGADEIYSIGGAQAIAAMAYGTESVPSVAKVTGPGNVFVTEAKRQVFGHVGIDFLAGPSEVLILTDETADVDLVATDLLAQAEHDPNSRPILVSTDRDIAEATIETFDEQATQLRTEDVARECWENNGEVLVAETMSDAVDVANEYAIEHLQVMIDEPRSIVDDLHNYGSLFLGDYSPVVFGDKAVGTNHSLPTLEVARYSSGITVNTYLKVLTHQEATEEGAARIAPWAAKICELEGTHAHQLSAEARLRDDISPKYGPGE from the coding sequence ATGAGTACTATCGAGTATCTCAAGGAGGCTGAAGACGTCTCTATCGGAATCGAACAGGACGTAACGGATGCGGTCCACGACATCCTTTCGGAAGTCAACGAGCGCGGTGACGATGCCCTCCACGAATACACCGAACGGTTCGACGACGTCGAACTCGAGGAATTTCGAGTCTCTGAGACCGAAATTGAAAACGCGACCGATGAACTAACCGATTCGGAGAAAGAAACGATCGATAAGACGATCGAGAACGTTCGCGCGTTCCACACGGAACAGCGCGAACACATTTCGGGCTTCGAGAAGGAGTTCGAAGAGGGCGTCCGCCTCGGACAGCGAGTCGTTCCAGTTGAGTCGGTTGGCACGTACGTTCCGGGCGGACGCCACCCACTCGTCGCTGCCCCGGCAATGTCCATCGTACCGGCGACGGTCGCTGGTGTCGATCGAATCGTTACCTGTGCACCACCCCAGGCGGACGGGGGGATCCAGCCGGCCCAACTGTACGCGATGGACCGATCTGGTGCGGACGAGATTTACAGCATCGGCGGCGCACAGGCAATCGCTGCGATGGCTTACGGGACGGAGTCCGTCCCGAGCGTTGCGAAGGTTACAGGCCCGGGCAACGTCTTCGTGACCGAAGCCAAGCGCCAGGTCTTCGGCCACGTGGGAATCGACTTCCTCGCCGGTCCCTCCGAAGTCCTTATCTTGACCGACGAGACGGCCGACGTCGACCTCGTCGCGACGGATCTACTCGCCCAAGCCGAACACGACCCCAACTCGCGGCCGATCCTTGTCTCGACCGATCGCGATATCGCCGAGGCGACCATCGAAACGTTCGACGAACAGGCGACGCAGCTTCGAACCGAAGACGTTGCCCGGGAGTGCTGGGAGAATAACGGCGAAGTCCTCGTCGCTGAGACGATGTCCGACGCCGTAGACGTCGCCAACGAGTACGCAATCGAGCACCTACAGGTTATGATCGACGAACCGCGCTCGATCGTTGACGACCTCCACAACTACGGGTCACTGTTCCTCGGCGACTACTCTCCGGTCGTCTTCGGCGACAAGGCCGTGGGAACGAACCACAGTCTCCCGACGTTGGAGGTCGCCCGCTACAGCAGCGGCATTACGGTCAATACGTACTTGAAGGTGCTCACCCATCAGGAGGCAACCGAAGAGGGTGCGGCACGGATCGCTCCGTGGGCTGCCAAAATCTGCGAACTCGAGGGGACTCACGCTCATCAGCTCTCGGCCGAAGCACGACTCCGCGACGATATCAGTCCGAAGTACGGACCCGGCGAATAA
- a CDS encoding SDR family NAD(P)-dependent oxidoreductase, with amino-acid sequence MHEGRTIIVTGSSGGIGREIALRLLDEGANVVLAARSDGIEETATLADADDRALPYRTDVTDETAVESVIDKTITAFGGLDGVVNNAGIAGPTAPVTEIDASDWNRTMAVNAMGPFFVAKHATPHLVESERASIVNISSISGKRPLENRTPYTASKMAVIGLTRTLAFELGDDDVTVNAVCPGPTAGPRIERVIENQAEQRGLSYEEAKRAVFADDAALGELVDPEDVAEAVSFLLGPNARQITAQDINVDGGTVWY; translated from the coding sequence ATGCACGAGGGCAGAACGATCATCGTCACCGGTTCGAGCGGCGGAATCGGCCGAGAGATCGCGCTACGGTTACTCGACGAGGGAGCGAACGTCGTTCTCGCAGCACGAAGCGATGGCATCGAGGAGACGGCGACCCTAGCCGATGCAGACGACCGCGCCCTACCGTATCGAACGGATGTGACTGACGAGACGGCAGTCGAAAGTGTAATCGATAAGACGATCACCGCGTTCGGTGGACTCGACGGCGTCGTGAACAACGCCGGTATTGCCGGGCCGACCGCTCCCGTTACCGAGATCGACGCGAGCGATTGGAATCGGACGATGGCGGTCAATGCGATGGGGCCGTTCTTCGTGGCGAAGCACGCGACGCCCCACCTCGTCGAGAGCGAGCGAGCGAGCATCGTGAACATCTCTTCGATCAGCGGGAAACGTCCCCTCGAGAACCGAACGCCGTACACAGCGTCGAAAATGGCGGTGATAGGACTCACACGCACACTCGCGTTCGAGTTGGGGGACGACGACGTGACGGTGAATGCAGTTTGTCCGGGACCGACCGCCGGTCCGCGAATCGAACGGGTTATCGAAAATCAGGCCGAACAACGTGGACTCTCGTACGAAGAGGCGAAGCGAGCGGTATTCGCGGACGACGCTGCGCTGGGTGAACTGGTCGATCCGGAAGACGTCGCTGAAGCGGTGTCATTTCTGCTCGGGCCGAACGCTCGACAGATTACTGCTCAAGATATCAACGTTGATGGTGGAACAGTTTGGTACTAA
- a CDS encoding universal stress protein yields MYDTILFPTDGSDLSKQGIDHAVDLAQTYDAPLHTVFVVDQTTYAGLPNDIERESIQNQLREAGSRSFEMLESAADDAGVTLSSAVLSGVPHEQIIEYAESNGVDLIVMGTHGRSGFDRVLLGSTTEKVLRLSPVPVHCVPRND; encoded by the coding sequence ATGTACGACACAATTCTCTTTCCCACCGACGGCAGCGACCTGTCCAAACAGGGAATCGATCATGCCGTAGACCTGGCACAGACGTACGACGCGCCACTTCACACGGTGTTCGTAGTCGATCAAACCACCTACGCGGGTCTCCCGAACGACATCGAACGTGAATCCATACAGAACCAACTTCGAGAGGCCGGTTCACGGTCGTTCGAAATGCTCGAGTCGGCGGCTGACGACGCGGGAGTTACGCTCTCGTCGGCCGTGCTCTCGGGGGTTCCCCACGAGCAAATTATCGAGTACGCGGAGTCGAACGGAGTGGATTTGATCGTCATGGGAACCCACGGTCGTTCGGGCTTCGACCGCGTCCTACTCGGGAGCACGACGGAAAAGGTTCTGCGACTCAGCCCTGTGCCCGTTCACTGTGTTCCCCGAAATGACTGA
- a CDS encoding iron-containing alcohol dehydrogenase, producing MQPEYPTPAHGTRVVVSPPTIVLGREAVTNVGEYATLHGSKALVIATKQIFDIHGEQVLENLNDAGIETVTYTDVRPDPTVTNVEEAHARWEAQDCDVIVTIGGGSSIDTGKAVGVLATNDGSIREFAVDEAGYEGVPNPIPPLVSVNTTAGTGSEATRSIVVTDSETSTKFLVVSEHVVPDVAIEDPELTVSLPQNHTAFTGIDALTHAIEAFVSVKSHGVSDDYARSAIRRIATWFPKAWANGENIEARTEMMIGQLQAGQAFTNSSVALVHGMARPLGAQLHIPHGLANALLLPYVMEFSAMAAPEKFAEIARLFDVADDADPDQVAARKASDAVFELCTDVELASYLEDFGEVPGREAYREVVPKMAQDAIESGSPANNPRKPTKDEIEGLYIDLYGGSLDPDSSRRSNTNSSVE from the coding sequence ATGCAACCCGAATATCCCACGCCAGCTCACGGAACGCGCGTCGTCGTCTCACCACCGACAATTGTGCTCGGACGCGAAGCCGTCACGAACGTTGGTGAGTACGCGACGCTCCACGGGAGCAAAGCGCTCGTTATCGCAACGAAACAAATATTCGATATTCACGGCGAACAAGTCCTCGAGAACCTCAATGATGCCGGTATCGAGACGGTCACTTACACAGATGTCAGGCCGGACCCGACCGTAACGAACGTGGAGGAAGCCCACGCTCGCTGGGAGGCCCAAGACTGTGACGTTATCGTCACGATAGGCGGTGGTTCTTCCATCGACACGGGCAAAGCCGTCGGCGTCTTGGCGACGAACGACGGGTCGATTCGAGAGTTCGCCGTCGACGAAGCAGGATACGAGGGTGTCCCGAATCCGATTCCACCGCTCGTATCCGTCAATACCACCGCTGGTACCGGAAGCGAAGCCACTAGATCGATCGTCGTCACCGATAGCGAAACGTCGACTAAATTCCTGGTGGTCTCCGAGCACGTCGTCCCAGACGTCGCGATTGAAGATCCCGAACTCACGGTCTCACTGCCACAGAATCACACGGCGTTCACCGGGATCGATGCTCTCACGCACGCTATCGAAGCGTTTGTTTCGGTCAAATCTCATGGCGTTTCGGACGACTACGCTCGCTCGGCGATCCGACGAATAGCGACGTGGTTCCCGAAAGCGTGGGCCAACGGAGAGAACATCGAAGCTCGCACGGAGATGATGATCGGACAACTCCAAGCAGGACAGGCGTTCACCAACTCGTCCGTCGCCCTGGTACACGGCATGGCCCGGCCGCTGGGAGCACAACTTCACATTCCACACGGACTCGCCAACGCACTTTTGCTCCCGTACGTGATGGAGTTTTCCGCGATGGCCGCACCGGAAAAGTTCGCGGAAATTGCCCGCCTATTCGACGTTGCTGATGACGCCGACCCGGATCAAGTGGCTGCGAGAAAAGCCAGCGACGCCGTTTTCGAACTGTGTACGGACGTCGAACTCGCGTCGTACCTCGAGGACTTCGGTGAAGTTCCTGGTCGAGAGGCGTACAGGGAAGTCGTTCCGAAGATGGCTCAAGATGCAATCGAGTCCGGATCTCCTGCCAACAATCCGAGGAAGCCAACGAAAGACGAAATCGAGGGTCTCTATATCGACCTTTACGGTGGGTCGTTAGATCCGGATAGCTCCCGGCGGTCAAACACGAACTCCAGCGTCGAATAA